In Bacillus sp. DX3.1, the following proteins share a genomic window:
- a CDS encoding sigma-70 family RNA polymerase sigma factor: protein MKITEENVVQQIKKRNEKSITFIIQTYGGLLNAIIKRYVHSNQQDYEECLDDVLLAIWFHIDSFDPSKNTFKQWITAIAKYRAIDYQRKNMRNQQQTVSTEINDRLYKEQRKSNDSLDVQELLSELSATERDIFEKYYLEGVPSREIASHLNVKESWIHNKLSRGRKKLKQIFIFKNGV from the coding sequence TTGAAGATAACAGAAGAAAATGTTGTACAACAAATCAAAAAACGTAATGAGAAGAGCATTACGTTCATTATTCAAACATACGGAGGCTTACTCAACGCTATTATTAAAAGATATGTACATAGTAATCAGCAAGATTATGAAGAATGTTTAGATGATGTATTATTAGCAATTTGGTTTCATATCGATTCATTCGATCCAAGTAAAAATACGTTTAAACAATGGATAACAGCCATTGCTAAATATCGAGCGATTGATTATCAGCGAAAAAATATGAGAAATCAGCAACAAACTGTCAGTACGGAGATTAATGACCGTCTATATAAAGAACAAAGAAAATCAAACGATTCCTTAGACGTACAGGAATTGCTCAGTGAGCTGTCAGCAACAGAGCGTGACATTTTTGAAAAGTATTATTTAGAAGGTGTACCGTCTCGTGAAATTGCTTCCCATCTTAACGTGAAAGAGTCATGGATTCATAACAAACTGTCACGCGGACGAAAAAAGCTCAAACAGATTTTTATTTTTAAAAATGGAGTGTGA
- a CDS encoding DUF4179 domain-containing protein, which produces MSTYKELNDIQLDVTEFEEILLTKLEEKQWEKRVKSKLRKKKQSKKWFGIAAACLLIVGITVPLGQSSLANMPFIAGLIEKYIDEQQPRDYSAYKTVIGETAENKYGKLTLNEVLVDDNKLLISSTFEPAEGVKFDYQTFLIPQVRINGRDFSTTKEAQSIEVNDSMFTIYGGVDLSEMPQADTLQIEITYDTFNWDTVIEQPWVFDMKVSQAQLMKEKQTFDLNETIVLHDGNKVTVTKVVYTPISTTIYYDVTQSTNEEIYFKIESESGEAWTFKEAFVSNEAGDISISRFDAINLAVGKYSLVPYSGEENKVIGPSISIQ; this is translated from the coding sequence ATGTCTACTTATAAAGAGTTAAATGATATTCAGTTGGATGTCACAGAATTTGAAGAGATCCTCCTAACAAAGCTAGAGGAAAAGCAGTGGGAAAAGCGTGTGAAAAGTAAGCTCCGTAAAAAAAAACAGTCAAAAAAATGGTTCGGAATCGCTGCGGCTTGCTTGCTAATCGTCGGTATTACAGTGCCACTTGGGCAATCTTCTTTAGCCAATATGCCATTTATTGCGGGATTGATTGAAAAATATATTGATGAACAGCAACCACGCGACTATTCAGCCTATAAAACGGTCATTGGGGAAACCGCAGAAAACAAATACGGTAAACTGACTTTAAATGAGGTACTAGTGGATGACAATAAATTGCTCATTAGTTCTACATTTGAGCCAGCAGAGGGCGTGAAGTTTGATTATCAAACATTTTTAATTCCACAAGTACGAATAAACGGCCGTGACTTTTCCACAACAAAAGAAGCTCAGTCAATTGAAGTGAATGATTCTATGTTTACAATCTACGGTGGTGTCGATTTAAGCGAAATGCCACAAGCTGACACACTTCAAATTGAAATTACTTATGATACATTCAACTGGGATACTGTGATTGAACAACCATGGGTATTCGACATGAAAGTGTCACAAGCTCAGTTAATGAAAGAGAAGCAGACGTTTGATCTAAATGAAACGATTGTTTTACATGATGGCAACAAAGTAACTGTTACAAAAGTTGTTTACACACCGATTTCCACAACGATTTATTATGATGTGACACAAAGTACAAATGAAGAAATCTATTTTAAAATCGAATCAGAATCTGGAGAAGCGTGGACATTTAAAGAGGCATTTGTATCGAATGAAGCTGGAGACATTTCTATTAGTAGATTTGATGCAATTAATCTAGCAGTGGGAAAGTATTCACTCGTACCGTATTCTGGTGAAGAGAATAAAGTAATCGGACCATCTATCTCAATTCAATAA
- a CDS encoding SAM-dependent methyltransferase: MLLKEEIRVVVGAGGYNNNPEWIQTEETELNLLKRGNWEKKFSPDTVTAILAEHVWEHLTYEEGKEAAKICFDFLKPGGYIRCAVPDGFFPDEEYQSGVQVGGPGPKDHPAASHKIVHNFKTITSMFKEAGFKVKILEYCDEKGDFHFHKWDEKQGLIYRSKRFDHRNKNGELGFVSLIVDAIKPEK, from the coding sequence ATGCTTTTAAAAGAAGAGATACGAGTGGTAGTTGGCGCTGGAGGATACAATAATAATCCCGAGTGGATACAAACAGAAGAAACAGAACTAAATTTGTTAAAACGAGGTAATTGGGAGAAAAAGTTTTCACCTGATACGGTAACAGCTATTTTAGCTGAACATGTATGGGAGCACTTAACCTATGAAGAAGGGAAAGAAGCTGCAAAAATATGTTTTGATTTTCTAAAACCTGGTGGTTATATTCGTTGTGCTGTTCCCGATGGTTTTTTCCCAGATGAAGAATATCAAAGTGGAGTACAAGTAGGCGGACCTGGACCTAAGGATCATCCAGCAGCAAGTCATAAAATTGTACATAACTTTAAAACCATAACTTCTATGTTTAAAGAAGCCGGTTTCAAGGTGAAGATTTTGGAATATTGTGATGAAAAAGGAGATTTTCATTTTCATAAATGGGATGAAAAACAAGGATTGATTTATAGATCTAAACGTTTTGACCATAGAAATAAAAATGGAGAGCTTGGTTTTGTTTCTCTTATAGTCGATGCTATAAAACCAGAAAAATAA
- a CDS encoding alpha/beta-type small acid-soluble spore protein: MKTRASQNSNELLTNVAATAIEQMKYEIAREFGVTLGPDTTARANGSVGGEITKRLVRMSEEQLSGRYTTH, from the coding sequence ATGAAAACTCGTGCAAGCCAAAATTCAAATGAACTTTTGACAAATGTTGCTGCTACTGCTATTGAGCAAATGAAATATGAAATCGCTCGTGAATTTGGTGTTACACTTGGTCCAGACACTACAGCACGTGCAAATGGCTCTGTTGGAGGAGAAATCACAAAACGTTTAGTTCGTATGAGCGAAGAACAGTTATCTGGCCGCTATACAACTCACTAA
- a CDS encoding Rap family tetratricopeptide repeat protein: protein MNVSVKGNEQITRLLNEWYFEIRARHVTNAQRLKAEIDTMIHSIEEDQNLLLYYSLLDFRHQYLIDSLSISKDSFKKIDSFEEPTDNFLSYFLHFFKAIHSNITGNHTLAKKHYDKAELLLKKIPDEIESAEFYYELAIFYCHIQKPIITINYLQKSKDIFSNNGSGYEMKVAFCNNLYGLAYTQLKEFELAEEHYITAIESFQKKNEEHFTMIVRHNLGFMYATQNLSSLAIRYLSEVNQKMPSNYKAIFIEAREHSKLGETQIAAELIEKGLSICHGLNNEGYILHFNILKNLNNNVSTKELEQVVIEGLTYFEREELHEYIHEYNEKLAIKFYHEDNHSKASQYFYLSSKAREKLFEKEALK, encoded by the coding sequence ATGAACGTTTCGGTGAAGGGGAATGAGCAAATTACGAGGCTTTTAAATGAATGGTATTTCGAAATTCGTGCGAGGCATGTTACTAACGCACAGCGACTAAAAGCTGAAATTGATACAATGATTCATAGTATAGAAGAAGATCAAAACTTACTTTTATACTATTCACTACTTGATTTCAGACACCAATACCTAATAGATAGTTTAAGCATTTCAAAAGACAGCTTTAAAAAAATAGATTCTTTTGAAGAACCAACTGATAATTTTTTATCGTACTTTTTGCATTTCTTTAAAGCCATTCATTCTAACATAACCGGTAATCACACTTTAGCTAAAAAACATTACGATAAAGCAGAATTGTTATTAAAGAAAATACCGGATGAGATTGAGAGTGCAGAATTCTATTATGAGTTAGCGATATTCTACTGCCATATACAAAAACCCATTATCACAATAAACTATTTACAAAAATCAAAAGACATATTTTCTAATAATGGCAGCGGATACGAAATGAAAGTTGCTTTTTGTAATAACCTCTATGGATTAGCTTATACTCAATTAAAAGAATTTGAACTAGCTGAAGAACATTATATTACTGCAATAGAATCATTCCAAAAGAAAAACGAAGAACATTTCACTATGATTGTCCGTCATAACCTTGGATTCATGTATGCAACTCAGAACTTATCTAGTTTAGCTATTCGTTATTTATCTGAAGTGAATCAAAAAATGCCAAGTAACTATAAAGCAATTTTCATTGAAGCTAGGGAGCATTCTAAATTAGGAGAAACACAAATAGCTGCTGAACTTATTGAAAAAGGTTTATCGATTTGCCATGGGTTAAATAATGAAGGTTATATACTTCATTTCAATATCTTAAAAAATCTAAATAATAATGTTTCAACAAAAGAATTAGAACAGGTCGTTATTGAGGGATTAACCTATTTTGAAAGAGAAGAACTTCATGAATATATTCATGAGTACAATGAAAAATTAGCCATAAAGTTTTATCATGAGGATAACCACTCAAAAGCAAGTCAATATTTTTATTTAAGCAGCAAGGCTAGAGAAAAACTCTTTGAGAAGGAGGCATTAAAATGA
- a CDS encoding response regulator transcription factor, with the protein MNRNILIIDDDKEIVELLAVYLRNEGYTIYKAYDGDEAIHMLSQHQVDLMILDIMMPKRNGLEVCQHVREESTIPILMLSAKAEDMDKILGLMTGADDYMIKPFNPLELVARVKALLRRASFQYAASQIKEDGIIRIRSVEINKHNHTVNVHGKHIKLTSIEFDILYLLASNTGRVFSSEEIFERVWDEDGYGSNKTVMVHISNLRDKLETGTTGEKLIHTVWGVGYKIEK; encoded by the coding sequence ATGAATAGAAATATTTTAATTATTGATGATGATAAAGAAATCGTAGAGTTATTGGCAGTTTATTTGCGAAACGAAGGCTACACGATTTATAAAGCCTATGATGGCGATGAGGCTATACATATGCTCTCCCAACATCAAGTTGATCTTATGATATTAGATATTATGATGCCGAAACGAAATGGATTAGAAGTATGCCAACATGTGAGAGAAGAAAGCACAATACCTATCCTGATGTTAAGCGCAAAAGCTGAAGATATGGATAAAATCCTCGGACTTATGACCGGTGCTGATGATTATATGATTAAACCATTTAACCCGTTAGAACTAGTTGCAAGAGTAAAAGCCTTATTACGTAGAGCGTCCTTCCAATATGCAGCATCACAAATAAAAGAAGATGGAATCATCCGGATCCGCTCTGTTGAGATAAATAAACATAATCACACTGTTAACGTACATGGAAAACATATAAAGCTCACATCCATTGAATTTGATATTTTATATTTGCTTGCAAGCAATACTGGTAGAGTATTTAGTTCAGAAGAAATATTTGAACGCGTTTGGGATGAAGATGGATATGGATCTAATAAAACGGTGATGGTCCATATTAGTAACTTGAGAGATAAGCTTGAAACAGGAACAACTGGAGAAAAACTCATCCATACTGTTTGGGGAGTAGGTTATAAAATTGAGAAATGA
- the mtnN gene encoding 5'-methylthioadenosine/S-adenosylhomocysteine nucleosidase produces MKRIAIVAAWEPELTYLHQHYPSHRIEKRAAWEFHFHHINELEIISVITGVGKVNCASCVQLLISEFQPEQLFMTGICGSLSEKVKNGHIVVALKTLQHDVTAAGTGVDSFDLYTGRTATIETTKYLVKQMKKMRSYDPVHYGIFISGDQHIRSTETRYLLQTVYGALAVDQEIAAFAYVCHVNDKPFLCLKAVSDQANDKTIEEQKVFKMLACEKSCEYLIAFLRTYEASATRL; encoded by the coding sequence ATGAAACGAATTGCAATCGTAGCAGCGTGGGAACCAGAGCTTACATACTTACATCAACATTATCCCAGTCATCGTATAGAAAAACGTGCTGCTTGGGAGTTCCATTTTCATCATATTAATGAATTAGAAATTATATCTGTTATTACTGGTGTTGGAAAAGTTAATTGTGCAAGCTGTGTACAGCTGTTGATTAGTGAATTTCAACCTGAACAATTATTTATGACGGGAATATGCGGGAGTTTATCCGAAAAAGTAAAGAATGGTCATATCGTAGTTGCATTGAAAACATTACAGCATGATGTAACAGCCGCTGGAACAGGTGTGGATTCTTTTGATTTATATACGGGCCGCACAGCTACGATTGAAACGACGAAATACCTTGTAAAACAAATGAAAAAAATGCGTTCCTATGATCCTGTACATTATGGCATTTTTATTTCGGGAGATCAACACATTCGTAGCACAGAAACGAGATATTTACTACAAACTGTATATGGTGCGCTTGCTGTAGATCAAGAAATAGCAGCTTTTGCATATGTATGTCATGTAAATGATAAGCCGTTCCTTTGTTTGAAAGCAGTATCTGATCAAGCGAATGACAAAACAATAGAAGAACAAAAAGTGTTCAAAATGTTAGCTTGTGAAAAATCTTGTGAGTACTTAATTGCTTTTCTACGTACATATGAAGCATCTGCAACTCGTCTATAA
- a CDS encoding SDR family oxidoreductase, giving the protein MQNKNKIAIIGASGKVGRFLVKQALQDGYQIRILTRSPEKIKRSHKNLEVVQGDARDITAIRNLLKGCIAVINTVGQPKNEPYMFSTVTNHILVAMKEHGIKRYILVSGGSLDVPGDKKRMMNKLGAKLFRVFLPKMMQDKYKELQTIQNSNVDWTIVRLPFVVEGEGTGQLKESVKDMPGLKIQNGDIAPFLINQVNNPTYIRNCPFISN; this is encoded by the coding sequence ATGCAGAACAAAAATAAAATAGCAATCATTGGAGCCAGTGGAAAGGTTGGCCGTTTTCTTGTAAAACAAGCATTACAAGACGGCTATCAAATCCGTATTCTTACAAGAAGTCCAGAAAAAATCAAACGATCTCATAAAAACCTTGAAGTTGTTCAAGGAGATGCGCGAGATATAACGGCAATTCGTAATTTACTTAAAGGGTGTATCGCCGTGATTAATACAGTTGGCCAACCAAAAAATGAACCGTATATGTTTAGTACTGTCACAAATCATATTTTAGTAGCAATGAAAGAACATGGGATTAAGCGATACATTCTCGTTTCTGGTGGTTCTTTAGATGTTCCGGGAGATAAGAAACGTATGATGAATAAATTAGGTGCCAAACTGTTTCGTGTATTCCTGCCTAAGATGATGCAAGACAAATATAAAGAACTGCAGACGATACAGAATAGTAATGTCGATTGGACGATTGTCAGATTGCCTTTTGTTGTAGAGGGAGAAGGTACAGGTCAATTAAAAGAAAGTGTAAAAGATATGCCAGGGTTGAAAATTCAAAATGGAGATATTGCTCCTTTTCTTATTAATCAAGTTAACAACCCTACCTATATAAGAAACTGTCCGTTTATATCGAATTAA
- a CDS encoding SRPBCC family protein gives MLAIIEKMENGYVAQYNRPLSNSVEKVWAALTENDKLARWMPNLQVEDLRKGGTIKFDMMDGSGTFIDIEILDCRLNSVLEFTWGNDRVRFELYRESDGCLLTLKEFINAINDHTPKDLAGWHICLDVLSALLDGCYMEFPKEEWERWYKKYDLAIKQMKSD, from the coding sequence ATGTTAGCTATAATAGAGAAAATGGAGAATGGGTATGTAGCTCAATATAATCGTCCATTAAGTAATTCAGTAGAAAAAGTGTGGGCTGCATTAACAGAAAATGATAAGTTAGCAAGATGGATGCCAAACCTCCAAGTAGAGGATCTTCGAAAAGGAGGCACCATAAAATTTGATATGATGGATGGTTCTGGAACATTTATTGATATCGAGATTTTAGATTGCCGTTTAAATTCTGTATTGGAATTCACATGGGGGAACGATCGAGTTCGATTTGAATTATACCGGGAATCCGATGGCTGTCTATTAACATTGAAGGAATTTATTAACGCAATAAATGATCATACACCAAAAGACTTAGCTGGATGGCATATATGTCTAGATGTTTTATCTGCTTTACTGGATGGCTGCTATATGGAATTCCCAAAAGAAGAATGGGAAAGATGGTATAAAAAGTATGATTTAGCAATCAAACAAATGAAAAGTGACTAA
- a CDS encoding SRPBCC domain-containing protein, which produces MNEKHIEENKLIITRIFDAPRDLVFKMWTDSEHLKHWWGPKGLTMHIAKLDLCSDGVFHYSMKSPDGQEMWGKFVYREISAPDKLVFINSFSDEEGNTVRAPFSPTWPLEIQNTLIFSEEEGKTKLIMQGTPVSATEEEYETFRAAHDGVKQGFAGTFEQLADYIK; this is translated from the coding sequence GTGAATGAAAAACATATAGAAGAGAACAAACTTATTATTACACGCATATTCGATGCGCCGCGTGATTTAGTTTTTAAAATGTGGACTGATTCTGAACACCTTAAACATTGGTGGGGACCAAAGGGATTAACAATGCATATTGCTAAATTAGATCTTTGCTCAGATGGAGTCTTTCACTACAGCATGAAATCCCCCGATGGGCAAGAAATGTGGGGGAAGTTTGTTTATCGTGAAATTAGTGCACCGGATAAACTTGTATTCATCAATTCTTTTTCTGATGAGGAAGGTAATACAGTCCGTGCCCCATTTAGCCCAACGTGGCCTCTTGAAATCCAAAATACATTGATATTCTCTGAAGAAGAAGGAAAAACAAAATTAATTATGCAAGGAACCCCTGTATCTGCGACCGAAGAGGAATACGAAACTTTCCGGGCAGCGCATGATGGAGTTAAGCAGGGGTTTGCTGGCACATTTGAGCAATTGGCTGATTATATCAAGTAG